The Tubulanus polymorphus chromosome 1, tnTubPoly1.2, whole genome shotgun sequence genome contains a region encoding:
- the LOC141911658 gene encoding G1/S-specific cyclin-D2-like has translation MDRLHEYCREEDGVRRTKVDKVFLQDNRVLQNLISLEEKYTVTFPYFKCVQTDLKPYMRKMVSTWMLEVCEEQRTEEEVFPLAMNYMDRFLSTTNIHKTQLQVLGTTCLFIASKLKDTIPLTAEQLVKYTDNSVSFDELMDWELLVVTKLRWDLSSVTAHDFLDQLLCRLPIVDNDQLLSIKRHAQTFIALCATDSNFILSPPSMIAGASIAASISGLIGPQWVKILNILDHLQRVTGIESDCLASCQELIEQTLSSNVPHLNPPPQTKIEHHEHPLTPTDIQDVHF, from the exons ATGGATCGACTACACGAATATTGTCGAGAAGAGGACGGCGTTCGAAGAACGAAAGTTGATAAAGTTTTTCTCCAGGACAATCGAGTGCTGCAAAACTTGATTTCACTAGAAGAGAAATACACAGTGACATTTCCATATTTTAAATGTGTTCAGACTGACTTAAAACCGTACATGAGAAAAATGGTGTCAACGTGGATGCTCGAG GTTTGTGAGGAGCAAAGGACAGAAGAGGAGGTTTTCCCATTAGCAATGAATTACATGGACAGATTTCTATCGACAACGAATATACATAAAACGCAATTACAAGTGCTTGGAACTACTTGTCTGTTCATTGCTTCTAAATTAAAAGACACTATTCCATTAACAGCTGAACAATTAGTGAAATACACAGATAACTCAGTCTCCTTTGATGAATTAATG GACTGGGAATTACTTGTTGTCACGAAATTACGCTGGGATTTATCATCAGTGACTGCACACGACTTtttagatcaattactatgtCGATTGCCTATCGTAGACAATGACCAGTTGCTATCGATAAAACGACACGCCCAAACGTTCATAGCTCTATGCGCAACAG attcaaatttcatattgTCACCACCGTCGATGATAGCCGGTGCCAGCATAGCGGCAAGCATCAGTGGACTGATCGGACCGCAGTGggtcaaaatattgaatatccTCGATCATCTACAACGCGTTACAGGAATAGAATCG GATTGTCTAGCGTCGTGTCAAGAACTAATCGAACAAACGCTATCAAGCAATGTGCCCCATCTAAATCCGCCGCCGCAAACGAAGATCGAACATCACGAGCACCCCCTCACCCCGACGGACATTCAGGACGTGCACTTCTAA